The following coding sequences are from one Leptolyngbya sp. NIES-3755 window:
- a CDS encoding hypothetical protein (conserved hypothetical protein;~similar to AA sequence:cyanobase_aa:RPA0523) gives MNVLQYLSFRLRVSLALCGGLIVFFLLPSHLQTSTRLLATWAAAVSCFLFPVVLIILRTTPETTAYRARRFNLRRTAIFTIVATALSMIFIAFRLLKTTKEASTEVLALHLGISMLAILLSWFLLHTLFAQYYAALYYRPDSPGGIEFQEQDTPTDWDFLYFAFTLGATAQTSDTFITSRTVRRLALGQCLIAFWYFVGIVAMSVNLVSELL, from the coding sequence ATGAATGTTTTGCAATATCTTTCGTTTCGATTGCGGGTGAGTTTAGCACTCTGTGGTGGTTTGATTGTATTTTTCCTATTGCCTTCACACCTTCAGACCTCGACTCGATTATTAGCAACTTGGGCAGCGGCAGTCAGTTGTTTTCTGTTTCCAGTGGTGCTGATCATTCTGCGAACGACTCCTGAAACCACAGCTTATCGCGCTCGCAGATTTAATTTGCGTCGAACTGCGATTTTTACGATCGTAGCAACGGCGCTCTCTATGATCTTTATTGCGTTTCGATTGTTAAAAACGACCAAAGAAGCTTCGACAGAAGTGCTGGCTCTGCATCTCGGTATCTCAATGTTGGCGATTCTTCTGTCCTGGTTTCTGCTTCATACTTTGTTTGCTCAATACTATGCGGCACTTTACTACCGTCCCGATAGTCCTGGCGGAATTGAATTTCAGGAGCAAGACACTCCAACCGATTGGGATTTTCTCTACTTTGCATTCACACTTGGGGCAACCGCTCAAACCTCTGATACCTTCATTACGTCGCGCACGGTTCGACGCTTAGCCTTGGGACAGTGTTTGATCGCTTTTTGGTACTTCGTTGGCATTGTGGCGATGTCTGTGAATCTCGTATCTGAACTTCTGTAG
- a CDS encoding DNA polymerase III subunit beta (similar to AA sequence:cyanobase_aa:LBDG_19260) — MKLVCAQTHLNSHLSLVSRAVSSRPSHPILANILLKADTATQRVILSAFDLSLGIQTSFPAQVETGGVLTLPAKLLSDIVSRLADNDITIESDADSNHITTITSASGRYQVRGMGAEEFPELPKIEEGEQTQLAADRLVDGLRGSLFAASADDTKQVLTGVHVSMQPDGLEFAATDGHRLAVVKTIEEDAPEEEAQLDVTVPAKALQELMKMLDRQNGNAINVQFDQGQVVFEWTDQRLTSRLLEGQYPNYRQLLPRQFTHQMTLDRRAFLSALERISVLADQKNNIVKVQLDETNQQLTLSVDAQDVGSGRESIPAQISGEGMDIAFNVRYLLDGLKAINTSEVQMQLNTATSPVVLSPLGNLKMTYLVMPVQVRS; from the coding sequence ATGAAACTGGTTTGCGCTCAAACTCACCTCAACTCCCATTTATCGCTGGTTAGTCGTGCGGTTTCTTCGCGCCCCAGCCATCCGATTCTCGCGAACATCTTACTGAAAGCGGACACTGCAACACAGCGGGTCATCCTCAGCGCCTTCGATCTCAGCCTCGGAATCCAAACCAGTTTCCCAGCCCAAGTCGAAACAGGCGGAGTTCTCACCCTTCCAGCAAAACTGCTGAGCGATATTGTATCCCGATTGGCTGACAATGATATCACGATTGAGAGCGATGCCGATTCCAATCACATCACGACGATCACATCCGCGTCGGGACGCTACCAAGTGCGCGGTATGGGAGCCGAAGAATTCCCCGAACTACCCAAAATCGAAGAAGGTGAACAAACCCAATTAGCTGCCGATCGATTAGTCGATGGATTGCGCGGTTCATTGTTTGCGGCAAGTGCAGACGACACCAAGCAAGTCTTGACCGGGGTTCATGTTAGTATGCAGCCCGATGGGTTAGAATTTGCCGCGACTGATGGACACCGTTTGGCAGTGGTGAAAACGATCGAAGAAGATGCCCCTGAAGAAGAGGCTCAACTGGATGTCACCGTTCCAGCGAAAGCGCTTCAGGAATTGATGAAAATGCTCGATCGACAAAATGGCAATGCGATCAATGTGCAGTTTGATCAAGGTCAGGTCGTCTTTGAATGGACCGATCAGCGTCTCACCAGCCGACTCCTAGAAGGACAGTATCCGAACTATCGGCAGTTGCTTCCACGCCAATTTACGCATCAGATGACCCTCGATCGACGTGCCTTCCTCAGTGCCCTAGAGCGGATTTCGGTGTTAGCAGACCAGAAAAATAACATCGTCAAAGTGCAACTCGACGAAACCAATCAGCAGCTAACTCTCTCTGTGGATGCTCAAGATGTCGGCAGTGGACGCGAATCAATCCCGGCTCAGATTTCTGGTGAGGGAATGGACATTGCATTCAACGTTCGGTATTTGCTCGATGGATTGAAAGCGATTAATACTTCAGAAGTGCAAATGCAATTGAACACTGCAACGAGTCCTGTTGTGCTGTCACCCTTAGGAAATCTGAAAATGACCTACTTAGTGATGCCCGTTCAAGTGCGGAGTTAG
- a CDS encoding heavy metal translocating P-type ATPase (similar to AA sequence:cyanobase_aa:Cyan7425_2999), which translates to MVVATTVESVESVVVDAVVVENVYYQIVHWMPGRFRIRIPRLAQDEDYGLKLTHLVDSLSFVTGTRLNSAASSLIVEYRHEPSAIAIATVQEKLFRTIQDAVTANVDLALVAKGDQKANNEIDWTERLGFPAAGLILSLASLAGAPIPPLLIGGVVFIGAIPVFKRAWEAIQEEQQLTIDFLDGLAIALHTLQGHFFAPSFMLGLVEGGEAIRDMTARGSERASLDLLDCLSKTAFVLRDGQIVEIPTQDVIVGDHVIVYPGDQIPVDGVVLDGTGIIDQCKLTGESVPVTRSTGDEVFASTLLVDGTLTILAERTGNNTRAGVIVNLMQAAPVHDTRVENYAAAVANQAVLPTLLIGAGVGLFSGNLNRAVALLTLDFGTGIRVSVPTTILSVLTYAARNGVLIRSGRAIEILAKVDTIICDKTGTLTIGHAGVNDIDVMSDRFSKEDVLCYAASAEKGLTHPIAEAIVHHAKDTGVDLKECEEWEYKVGLGAMATIDGMNILVGSPRFMKNENISLEEYDIRYPDGKAGGQSLVYVAGDGQLLGVIRYSDPPRPESKEVIRELKRMGISVQMLTGDVQRVANSIANNLGIKPEHVHAEAFPEKKVEVVKAVHDQGKTVAFCGDGINDSAALAYADVSVSFAGATDIARETADVVLMEDDLRGLIMAIKCARQAMDIIWQNTAIVAIPNLGALVSGIFFALDPILAVVINNGTAILAELNGLRPLIGPGEEVMPKTHHLSASALAEEERRLHEMAHSVKAVEQTKGVEQTIDVAATVQPTIDVAATTQTTIDVPEPTPIVVAAISETNGHSNTNGHAAPLPLGMLKQTDLAKRLNIATQTITAKRMKVDFAEWSQKRDPEGIAWCYEPGSKMFHTVAIGHPIREKANTNGHRDRVLAEV; encoded by the coding sequence ATGGTGGTTGCAACAACGGTAGAGTCAGTAGAGTCAGTGGTCGTCGATGCGGTGGTTGTCGAAAATGTTTACTATCAAATTGTTCATTGGATGCCAGGACGATTCCGGATTCGCATTCCTCGACTGGCGCAGGATGAAGACTATGGGCTGAAGCTGACTCACTTAGTAGATTCGCTTTCATTCGTGACTGGAACTCGTCTGAATTCGGCTGCAAGTTCACTGATCGTGGAATATCGACATGAACCGAGTGCAATTGCGATCGCAACGGTACAAGAAAAACTGTTCCGCACGATTCAAGATGCGGTCACTGCAAATGTCGATCTGGCTCTGGTGGCGAAAGGCGATCAAAAAGCGAACAATGAGATTGATTGGACGGAGCGTTTAGGATTTCCAGCAGCAGGCTTGATCTTGAGTTTAGCCTCGTTAGCAGGTGCACCGATTCCACCTCTATTAATTGGAGGCGTGGTGTTCATTGGTGCAATTCCAGTGTTCAAACGAGCTTGGGAAGCGATTCAGGAAGAGCAACAATTGACGATCGACTTTTTAGACGGATTAGCGATCGCATTACACACTCTTCAAGGTCACTTCTTTGCACCGTCGTTCATGTTGGGTTTAGTGGAAGGGGGCGAAGCGATTCGAGATATGACAGCCCGTGGTAGTGAGCGGGCTTCTCTCGATTTGCTCGATTGTTTGAGTAAGACTGCTTTTGTGTTGCGCGATGGTCAAATCGTTGAGATTCCCACTCAGGATGTGATTGTCGGAGACCATGTGATCGTTTATCCGGGCGATCAGATTCCAGTCGATGGTGTGGTACTCGATGGAACAGGCATCATTGATCAATGTAAGTTAACGGGTGAATCTGTTCCTGTGACTCGATCGACCGGGGATGAAGTCTTTGCTTCTACCCTGCTGGTGGATGGAACATTAACGATCTTGGCAGAACGGACAGGCAACAACACTCGTGCAGGTGTGATTGTTAACTTGATGCAGGCTGCACCTGTGCATGATACTAGAGTTGAGAACTATGCGGCAGCGGTGGCAAACCAGGCTGTACTTCCGACTTTATTAATTGGTGCAGGTGTGGGCTTGTTCAGCGGCAACCTCAATCGCGCAGTTGCACTGTTAACTCTGGACTTTGGTACTGGAATTCGGGTCTCTGTTCCGACCACGATTCTTTCTGTGCTGACTTATGCGGCTCGAAACGGCGTGTTAATTCGGAGTGGTCGAGCCATTGAAATTCTGGCGAAGGTCGATACGATCATTTGTGATAAGACTGGAACACTCACAATTGGTCATGCAGGCGTGAATGATATTGATGTGATGAGCGATCGCTTTAGTAAAGAAGATGTGCTTTGCTATGCGGCATCCGCAGAAAAGGGATTAACTCACCCGATCGCAGAAGCAATCGTTCACCATGCCAAAGATACGGGTGTCGATCTGAAAGAATGCGAAGAGTGGGAATACAAAGTCGGTTTAGGTGCAATGGCAACGATCGACGGTATGAACATTCTGGTCGGCAGTCCGCGCTTCATGAAGAACGAGAACATCAGCTTGGAAGAATACGACATCCGTTATCCTGATGGAAAAGCGGGTGGTCAATCGCTGGTGTATGTTGCTGGAGATGGACAACTGTTAGGTGTGATTCGCTATAGTGATCCACCTCGCCCGGAAAGTAAGGAAGTGATTCGTGAACTGAAGCGGATGGGCATTTCTGTCCAGATGTTAACCGGAGATGTCCAGCGAGTTGCAAATTCCATCGCGAACAATCTCGGAATCAAACCGGAACATGTTCATGCAGAAGCTTTCCCAGAGAAGAAAGTCGAAGTTGTGAAAGCAGTGCATGATCAAGGTAAGACCGTTGCGTTCTGCGGTGATGGTATCAATGATTCCGCTGCACTTGCTTATGCTGATGTATCCGTATCCTTTGCTGGTGCAACTGATATCGCACGAGAAACGGCTGATGTGGTGTTAATGGAAGATGATTTGCGCGGCTTGATCATGGCAATTAAATGTGCTCGTCAAGCAATGGACATCATCTGGCAAAATACCGCGATCGTTGCTATCCCAAACTTAGGTGCATTGGTTTCCGGTATCTTCTTCGCTCTCGATCCAATTCTCGCTGTTGTCATCAACAATGGAACAGCAATCTTGGCAGAGTTGAATGGCTTACGTCCATTGATCGGACCTGGCGAAGAAGTGATGCCGAAGACTCATCATCTCAGTGCTTCAGCACTCGCAGAAGAAGAAAGACGCTTGCACGAAATGGCGCATTCGGTCAAAGCAGTAGAGCAAACTAAAGGGGTCGAACAAACCATTGATGTTGCTGCTACAGTACAACCGACGATCGATGTTGCTGCTACAACTCAAACAACGATCGATGTTCCTGAACCAACCCCGATCGTTGTTGCTGCAATTTCTGAAACGAATGGTCATTCCAATACCAATGGACATGCTGCACCTTTGCCGCTCGGAATGCTGAAGCAGACTGATTTAGCCAAACGGTTAAACATTGCAACTCAAACCATTACCGCGAAACGCATGAAAGTTGACTTTGCGGAGTGGAGCCAGAAGCGTGATCCAGAAGGAATTGCTTGGTGCTATGAACCGGGTAGCAAGATGTTCCATACCGTTGCGATCGGACATCCGATTCGTGAAAAAGCAAACACCAATGGACATCGCGACAGGGTTCTAGCAGAAGTTTGA
- a CDS encoding protein of unknown function nitrogen fixation (similar to AA sequence:cyanobase_aa:Cyan7425_5262): MSSQVAQFHQQVLQDRTLVEQLRTAGNFQGFVHLTVKLGKEHGYNFTQREVETYVRRNMLTLIRQFS; encoded by the coding sequence GTGTCTAGCCAGGTCGCGCAATTCCACCAGCAAGTTTTGCAGGATCGAACATTGGTTGAACAATTAAGAACTGCTGGTAACTTTCAAGGATTTGTTCATTTGACGGTTAAGCTCGGAAAAGAACATGGTTACAATTTCACTCAGCGAGAAGTTGAGACTTACGTGCGGCGAAATATGTTGACCTTGATTAGACAGTTTTCTTAG
- a CDS encoding heavy metal translocating P-type ATPase (similar to AA sequence:cyanobase_aa:Cyan7425_2997): MFDTIQFIATIGKFLFQNRNMLPKAIDRASVSPQLQSLDYQVIHAIPGRVRLRVPRLSQDPLYANKLNWFVESISVVISVRINAIADSVIVYYEQQTATLATIQESLITAVQRALIEDLPPEATPFGELLSKTELRPEINWIERLGLPVTSLGLALVAQQVALPLSPLLVGGLVAIAAMPFVLRTIETTLKERRLDADVLDVIWLTLYTVKGDFVAPALMVSLMESGEALRDTTARANEHHAVQMVGGINRMVRVERSGQEELVPLDEVNLGDRVVVYAGERIPVSGRVLRGTGLIDEHELTGESTLVSRSEGQVVHASTRLLDGQICVLTKRMGQQTRVGLTVQLMQSAPVHDTRIEDYAATLANLAILPSVLLGGAIFALTRDISRALAPLHLDFSHGIRLSVPTTVLSALTYASRHGIYIRSGRALEMLSKVDAIAFDKTGTITQGNAAVTMVRTVNTRTSIKDVLTLAASVEKENTHPVAKAILDYAAAKGIQPRPCETWEYRIGLGIVAQIDGDSVIVGSHRLMEKEGIDAEVIDRRYPELHISRCSLVYVARNGKLLGAISYTDSIRTEATGVIQQLRDRGIESYMMTGDNPRVAQDVAHAIGIKADQVFAEVTPKGKVKAIQQLQEQGKVVAFIGEGINDIAALAHADVSISIASSSDMARETADIVLLDDDLRDLAHSIAIAQRAMDIIYQNTMLVAVPNISVVLAGIVLALDPILGVIISNGSMILAEVNSIRPLFDPGEDPFLKATQSLKSAEPLNPALGLA, encoded by the coding sequence TTGTTTGACACGATACAATTCATCGCCACGATCGGAAAGTTTTTATTTCAAAATCGTAATATGCTACCCAAAGCCATTGATCGAGCTAGTGTTTCACCGCAACTTCAATCTCTCGATTATCAGGTCATTCATGCGATTCCAGGACGAGTCCGCCTCAGAGTTCCTCGACTGAGCCAAGATCCGCTGTACGCCAATAAGTTGAACTGGTTTGTCGAATCGATCAGTGTTGTGATCAGTGTTCGGATTAATGCGATCGCGGATTCGGTGATTGTGTATTACGAACAACAAACCGCAACGTTAGCAACCATTCAGGAATCCCTGATTACAGCAGTTCAACGTGCTCTGATCGAAGATTTGCCGCCTGAAGCGACTCCGTTTGGTGAATTGTTATCGAAGACAGAACTGCGCCCTGAAATCAATTGGATTGAACGATTGGGCTTACCGGTGACCAGTTTAGGACTCGCGCTAGTGGCTCAACAGGTAGCATTGCCGTTGTCTCCGTTGCTGGTTGGTGGATTAGTTGCGATCGCAGCAATGCCTTTTGTGCTGAGAACAATAGAGACGACTCTCAAAGAAAGACGTTTAGATGCGGATGTTCTAGATGTTATTTGGCTCACCCTGTACACCGTCAAAGGAGATTTTGTTGCGCCTGCTTTGATGGTGAGCTTGATGGAGTCTGGAGAAGCGTTACGAGATACAACTGCTCGTGCCAATGAACATCATGCGGTTCAGATGGTGGGGGGTATTAATCGAATGGTTCGAGTGGAACGCAGTGGACAAGAAGAACTGGTTCCGCTTGATGAAGTGAACTTAGGCGATCGAGTGGTAGTTTATGCAGGTGAACGCATCCCAGTCAGCGGTCGAGTGTTGCGTGGAACCGGATTGATCGATGAACATGAACTCACAGGAGAATCAACTTTAGTCTCTCGGTCTGAAGGGCAAGTTGTTCATGCTTCGACGCGATTGTTAGATGGACAAATCTGTGTGTTGACCAAGCGCATGGGACAACAAACGCGAGTTGGTTTAACCGTTCAATTGATGCAATCGGCTCCAGTCCATGACACCCGAATTGAAGATTATGCGGCAACCTTGGCGAATTTAGCAATCTTACCTAGTGTGCTCTTAGGTGGAGCGATTTTTGCCCTCACTCGTGATATTTCCCGCGCTCTTGCTCCTTTGCATCTGGACTTTAGCCACGGGATTCGATTGTCCGTTCCAACGACGGTTCTTTCCGCACTCACGTATGCTTCACGGCATGGAATCTACATTCGGAGTGGACGAGCCTTGGAAATGTTATCGAAAGTTGACGCGATCGCATTTGATAAGACTGGAACAATCACTCAAGGCAATGCGGCAGTCACCATGGTTCGGACTGTGAACACTCGCACTTCGATCAAAGACGTATTGACTTTAGCGGCATCTGTAGAAAAAGAAAATACTCATCCAGTTGCAAAAGCAATTCTTGATTACGCCGCTGCGAAGGGGATTCAGCCCCGTCCTTGTGAAACTTGGGAGTATCGAATTGGCTTAGGAATTGTGGCTCAGATTGATGGGGATTCGGTGATCGTTGGCAGTCATCGATTGATGGAAAAAGAAGGCATTGATGCTGAAGTGATCGATAGACGCTATCCCGAATTACATATCAGTCGATGTTCATTAGTCTATGTTGCCCGCAATGGAAAGTTATTAGGTGCGATTTCGTACACTGATTCAATTCGGACAGAGGCGACAGGAGTGATTCAACAGTTGCGCGATCGCGGCATTGAGTCGTACATGATGACCGGAGATAATCCGCGTGTCGCTCAAGATGTCGCTCATGCGATCGGAATCAAAGCTGATCAGGTCTTTGCTGAAGTGACTCCAAAGGGCAAGGTAAAGGCGATTCAGCAACTACAAGAGCAAGGAAAAGTCGTTGCCTTTATCGGTGAAGGCATTAACGATATTGCGGCATTGGCTCATGCGGATGTTTCGATCTCGATCGCAAGTAGCAGTGATATGGCACGAGAAACGGCGGATATTGTGCTGCTCGATGATGATCTGCGAGACTTAGCTCATAGTATTGCGATCGCACAACGCGCAATGGACATTATTTATCAAAATACAATGCTCGTCGCAGTTCCGAACATCAGTGTCGTTCTCGCGGGAATTGTTCTCGCACTCGATCCGATTTTGGGTGTGATCATCAGTAATGGTTCGATGATTCTGGCTGAAGTTAATAGTATTCGTCCGTTGTTTGATCCAGGTGAAGATCCATTTCTCAAGGCAACCCAGTCTTTGAAATCCGCTGAGCCGCTCAATCCTGCATTGGGACTGGCTTAG
- a CDS encoding hypothetical protein (similar to AA sequence:cyanobase_aa:Npun_R4443) gives MKIQPNLPHRSRFSRSLQDFGSLVFHALISLDSRQRIGLAVIAGMTVFVILPDAMHLYSRVLAAWIAGVFCFLSIVFWMMVSSDAEKTSDRAQRQEAEHWAIFLLVVCTALISIGAIALMLVDNKDLPASALTVQIALSIVSILSSWFLTHTMFALHYTSCYYRIDQSDPKLEYEGGIELPGGEQPDFLDFLYFSFTIGMTSQTSDISIMTPAMRRLSLGHGIVSFFFYSVIIALSVGIVGGLL, from the coding sequence ATGAAAATTCAGCCAAATTTACCTCACCGATCGCGCTTTTCTCGATCGCTTCAAGACTTTGGATCTCTTGTCTTTCATGCCCTGATTAGTCTAGATTCTCGTCAACGTATCGGTCTTGCGGTCATAGCCGGGATGACGGTTTTTGTAATCCTGCCCGATGCAATGCACCTTTATAGTCGCGTTCTTGCTGCTTGGATTGCAGGCGTTTTTTGCTTCCTGAGCATTGTGTTCTGGATGATGGTCAGTTCGGATGCAGAAAAAACATCCGATCGTGCTCAACGTCAAGAAGCAGAGCACTGGGCAATTTTTCTTTTAGTTGTTTGTACCGCATTGATTAGCATTGGCGCGATCGCATTAATGCTCGTCGATAACAAAGATTTGCCCGCTTCCGCGTTGACTGTTCAGATTGCGTTATCGATCGTATCGATTCTTTCGTCCTGGTTTTTAACGCACACCATGTTTGCTCTGCACTATACTTCCTGTTACTACCGGATTGATCAGTCTGATCCAAAGCTAGAGTATGAAGGCGGAATCGAACTTCCAGGCGGAGAACAACCCGATTTCCTCGACTTTCTCTATTTCTCTTTTACGATCGGCATGACTTCGCAGACTTCAGACATCTCGATTATGACCCCCGCGATGCGCCGATTGTCTCTCGGTCATGGCATTGTTTCATTCTTCTTCTACAGCGTGATTATTGCGCTGAGTGTCGGTATCGTTGGTGGATTGCTATAA
- a CDS encoding hypothetical protein (protein of unknown function DUF323;~similar to AA sequence:cyanobase_aa:Cyan7425_2998): MPRCSVCQTRYTANKTDRCPLCGWDIQPLSFVTGMIPEVSQKEAIRLEWAKQLWSKAKACQDQARQIQLQFEAISDREKTFQAQLIQQKTEFEATLKQYETTIVALQTKLDQALIDPIPEVEETPIEEPIIVEKQTFVPSERSLKSFHFETVVIHPSGREIQSKQALFYDETLYKDIALEMVAIPGGRFEMGSPATETGRDLHENPQHWVNIAPFAMSRFLITQAQWKAIAALPKIKRTLNLYPSDFEGDDLPVEQISWFDAIEFCTRLSQQTGQSYRLPSEAEWEYACRAGTITPFHFGDTIAVDLANYDANYVYRFGTTGHYRQTTTSMMSIANSFGLSDMHGNVWEWCADAWHENYQGAPTDGSVWEAEDEVTYRVLRGGAWYCLPELCRSAQRHWNQPNMTGSGIGFRVVCEMKN; the protein is encoded by the coding sequence ATGCCTCGCTGTTCTGTCTGCCAAACTCGCTACACGGCTAACAAAACCGATCGCTGCCCGCTCTGTGGTTGGGATATTCAGCCGCTTTCATTTGTCACAGGCATGATTCCCGAAGTTTCTCAGAAAGAGGCAATTCGGCTGGAATGGGCAAAACAGCTTTGGAGTAAGGCAAAAGCCTGTCAAGACCAAGCTCGACAGATTCAGCTTCAATTTGAGGCAATCAGCGATCGAGAAAAAACGTTCCAAGCCCAACTCATTCAGCAAAAAACCGAGTTCGAGGCAACTTTAAAACAGTACGAAACGACGATTGTGGCGCTTCAAACTAAACTCGATCAAGCTTTAATCGACCCCATTCCCGAAGTTGAGGAAACGCCAATTGAAGAGCCGATTATTGTTGAGAAACAAACATTTGTACCTTCAGAACGATCGCTGAAATCTTTCCACTTTGAAACCGTTGTAATTCATCCATCTGGACGCGAAATTCAATCCAAGCAAGCTCTGTTCTACGATGAAACCTTATACAAAGACATCGCTCTAGAAATGGTTGCGATTCCAGGTGGGCGCTTTGAAATGGGTTCTCCAGCCACAGAAACCGGACGAGATTTGCATGAAAATCCGCAACATTGGGTGAACATTGCCCCATTTGCGATGAGTCGATTTTTGATCACTCAAGCTCAATGGAAAGCGATCGCAGCTTTACCTAAAATTAAACGCACTCTCAATCTCTATCCTTCTGATTTTGAAGGCGACGATCTTCCCGTTGAACAAATTTCCTGGTTTGACGCGATCGAGTTCTGCACTCGTTTATCTCAACAAACCGGACAGTCTTATCGCCTCCCCAGTGAAGCCGAATGGGAATATGCTTGCCGTGCAGGAACGATTACGCCCTTTCACTTCGGAGACACGATCGCGGTAGATTTAGCGAACTATGACGCGAACTATGTGTACCGATTTGGCACGACTGGACACTATCGGCAAACCACTACTTCGATGATGTCGATCGCGAATTCATTCGGACTCTCTGATATGCACGGCAACGTCTGGGAATGGTGTGCGGATGCGTGGCACGAAAACTATCAAGGTGCGCCCACAGACGGCAGTGTATGGGAAGCAGAGGACGAAGTGACTTATCGAGTTTTGCGGGGAGGAGCCTGGTATTGTTTGCCCGAACTTTGTCGATCGGCGCAACGCCACTGGAATCAGCCCAATATGACTGGAAGTGGCATTGGATTTCGTGTGGTTTGTGAGATGAAAAATTAG
- a CDS encoding unknown protein (similar to AA sequence:cyanobase_aa:alr5348), translating into MALIDIDKVSVGSNRRPLKDHKVADLMRSIEANGLLNPITLDQNFLLIAGLHRLTACRLLGFTQIECKVVNCDRDQARLAEIDENLIRNELEALERSELWLERDQILERLGLRARPGDNQFTRKKGGEINSPPLKTTVELAEEIGYTERTFQQGKQIARDIAPEVKAAIRGSAVSKSPQILLKIARAGSEERKLAEQSLKAAELHPSEAEHYQEIADAAKAKQAELQLLALQSVEAERAAKTAKKAIRKVTDAKTSTLEVQQGDTWMLKRHLIYCGKTDRENYRDCLPSNAALAIVPPQTSWNHDYLINEAKVVAVLRSQGDILNFCRAQRMPFRCELLISGMYLALFAHQSIVIPDQALSIEGIEGLVTYLISLYSKPGHFVLNPGLGNGEVLMACERMERICFAGDDCLDCVNRSIDRWQKWSGKQAEKTDLFA; encoded by the coding sequence ATGGCTCTAATTGATATTGATAAAGTGAGTGTGGGTTCAAACCGACGACCTTTGAAGGATCACAAGGTTGCTGATTTAATGCGATCGATTGAAGCCAACGGACTTTTGAACCCAATTACGCTCGATCAGAACTTTCTTTTGATTGCAGGATTACATCGACTGACCGCGTGTCGGCTTCTGGGATTTACTCAAATCGAATGTAAGGTGGTGAACTGCGATCGCGATCAAGCTCGACTCGCAGAAATTGACGAAAATTTAATTCGGAACGAACTCGAAGCCTTGGAGCGATCGGAACTGTGGTTGGAACGTGACCAAATCCTAGAACGTCTGGGACTCAGAGCGCGTCCTGGAGACAACCAGTTCACTCGGAAAAAAGGTGGTGAAATCAATTCGCCCCCTCTCAAAACGACCGTCGAGTTAGCGGAAGAAATTGGCTATACCGAGCGCACATTCCAGCAAGGTAAACAAATTGCGCGAGACATTGCCCCTGAAGTGAAAGCTGCAATTCGGGGCAGTGCTGTCTCCAAAAGCCCTCAAATCCTGCTTAAAATCGCCCGTGCAGGGAGTGAAGAGCGCAAGCTAGCAGAACAATCCCTCAAAGCCGCAGAACTCCATCCAAGCGAAGCTGAACACTATCAAGAAATTGCTGATGCTGCCAAAGCAAAACAGGCTGAACTTCAATTGTTAGCGCTTCAATCGGTGGAGGCTGAACGAGCCGCGAAAACTGCCAAGAAAGCAATCCGCAAAGTAACCGATGCCAAAACTTCAACGCTTGAAGTTCAACAAGGCGATACTTGGATGCTGAAACGGCATTTAATTTATTGTGGCAAAACGGATCGTGAGAACTATCGAGATTGTTTGCCCTCGAATGCAGCCTTGGCGATCGTACCTCCTCAAACGTCATGGAATCATGATTATTTGATCAATGAAGCGAAAGTCGTAGCGGTTTTACGATCGCAAGGTGATATTCTCAATTTCTGTCGCGCTCAACGAATGCCATTTCGATGTGAGTTGCTAATTAGCGGAATGTATCTGGCATTGTTCGCGCATCAATCGATCGTGATTCCAGATCAAGCTTTGTCGATCGAAGGAATTGAAGGTCTTGTGACTTATCTAATCAGTCTCTATAGCAAGCCTGGTCATTTTGTGCTGAATCCAGGACTTGGAAATGGTGAAGTGCTGATGGCGTGTGAACGAATGGAGCGAATTTGTTTTGCAGGCGATGATTGCTTAGACTGCGTGAATCGTTCTATCGATCGCTGGCAAAAATGGTCAGGAAAGCAGGCAGAAAAAACCGACTTGTTTGCCTGA